A stretch of the Azospirillum thiophilum genome encodes the following:
- a CDS encoding amino acid ABC transporter permease, which produces MSKHSPADQAPIPTVAIPPAHWAASYEEEPSQASVPPQPGGMTALKPFGWAKDNLFNTPLNTALTVACLVLLWLVVPPAASWLLLNASWTGASSEACREAAGACWTVIAVKHRLIFFGTYPYDEQWRPFLACALFVAMLGASGVRAFWRPWLAGAWALTLVGMGVLMWGGVLGLSYVANDRWGGLPITLMLSVFSIALAFPLSILLALGRQSSLPAIRTVCVGFIETMRGVPLVSVLFMASVMFPLFLPEGVTVDKLLRALAGMTLFTAAYLAEAVRGGLQAIPRGQYEAADALGLSYWQKTALIVLPQALRIVIPPIVNQFISAFKDTSLVTIVGLYDLLTAATVATTDPEWRPYFAEVYIFAGLMFWIFCFSMSRYSQWLERLANRYTSR; this is translated from the coding sequence ATGAGCAAGCACTCCCCCGCCGATCAGGCCCCCATTCCCACCGTCGCCATCCCGCCCGCCCACTGGGCCGCCTCCTACGAGGAGGAGCCGTCCCAGGCTTCCGTCCCGCCGCAACCGGGCGGCATGACGGCGCTGAAGCCCTTCGGCTGGGCGAAGGACAACCTGTTCAACACGCCGCTGAACACGGCCCTGACCGTCGCCTGCCTCGTCCTGCTGTGGCTGGTGGTTCCGCCGGCGGCAAGCTGGCTGCTGCTGAACGCCAGCTGGACCGGCGCGTCGTCGGAGGCCTGCCGCGAGGCGGCCGGCGCCTGCTGGACGGTGATCGCGGTCAAGCACCGGCTGATCTTCTTCGGGACCTATCCCTATGACGAGCAATGGCGCCCCTTCCTGGCCTGCGCCCTGTTCGTGGCGATGCTGGGGGCCAGCGGCGTGCGCGCCTTCTGGCGGCCGTGGCTGGCCGGCGCCTGGGCGCTGACGCTGGTCGGCATGGGCGTGCTGATGTGGGGCGGCGTCCTCGGCCTCTCCTATGTCGCCAACGACCGGTGGGGCGGCCTGCCGATCACGCTGATGCTGTCGGTCTTCTCCATCGCGCTCGCCTTCCCGCTGTCGATCCTGCTGGCGCTGGGCCGCCAGTCGTCGCTGCCGGCGATCCGCACCGTCTGCGTCGGCTTCATCGAGACGATGCGCGGCGTGCCGCTGGTCAGCGTGCTGTTCATGGCGTCGGTGATGTTCCCGCTGTTCCTGCCGGAAGGCGTCACGGTGGACAAGCTGCTGCGCGCGCTGGCCGGCATGACGCTGTTCACCGCGGCCTATCTGGCCGAGGCGGTGCGCGGCGGCCTGCAGGCGATCCCCCGGGGCCAGTACGAGGCCGCCGACGCGCTCGGCCTGTCCTATTGGCAGAAGACGGCGCTGATCGTCCTGCCCCAGGCGCTGCGCATCGTCATCCCGCCCATCGTCAACCAGTTCATCAGCGCCTTCAAGGACACCTCGCTGGTCACCATCGTCGGCCTGTACGACCTGCTGACCGCCGCCACCGTGGCGACGACCGACCCGGAATGGCGTCCCTACTTCGCCGAGGTCTACATCTTCGCCGGGCTGATGTTCTGGATCTTCTGCTTCAGCATGTCGCGCTACAGCCAGTGGCTGGAGCGTCTGGCCAACCGCTACACCAGCCGCTGA
- a CDS encoding FecCD family ABC transporter permease: MTAVTTPIPVKAARRSPWPLLPLALAAALALAAVHLLGGPKPMAPATLVDLLTAYNPRNIDHRMLAMLRLPRLLAVMLAGAGLGAAGYLLQSVLRNRLGEPHILGLNAGASLTMVALTAFPALAVGPSLRPLVASLGAGALFALVLGFASAGRQGLRPVKLIFCGIAFTALANALTSVILILDEGTLEELRFWLIGDGAGARMAHVAAAAPVAAAGFALALLIAPGLAALSLGDALARGLGVSATGLRVGALCAAALMCGAAVSLVGPMGFVGLVAPVLWPGLHNRPSAAALIVVALTGAALLTAADLAATGLLRPRELPTGALTGLVGAPVFLWIFARTAK; encoded by the coding sequence ATGACGGCCGTCACGACGCCGATCCCCGTGAAGGCGGCCCGCCGCAGCCCGTGGCCGCTGCTGCCCCTGGCGCTGGCCGCCGCGCTGGCGCTGGCGGCGGTCCATCTGCTGGGCGGGCCGAAGCCGATGGCACCGGCGACGCTGGTCGATCTGCTGACCGCCTACAACCCGCGCAACATCGATCACCGGATGCTGGCGATGCTGCGCCTGCCGCGCCTGCTGGCGGTGATGCTGGCCGGCGCGGGGCTGGGGGCGGCGGGCTATCTGCTGCAATCGGTGCTGCGCAACCGGTTGGGAGAGCCGCACATCCTGGGGCTGAATGCCGGCGCCTCGCTGACCATGGTGGCGCTGACCGCCTTTCCGGCGCTGGCGGTCGGGCCGTCCCTGCGGCCGCTCGTCGCCAGCCTGGGGGCGGGGGCGCTGTTCGCGCTGGTTCTCGGCTTCGCGTCCGCCGGGCGGCAGGGGCTGCGGCCGGTGAAGCTGATCTTCTGCGGCATCGCCTTCACCGCGCTCGCCAACGCCCTGACCTCCGTCATCCTGATCCTCGACGAGGGGACGCTGGAGGAGCTGCGCTTCTGGCTGATCGGCGACGGTGCCGGGGCGCGGATGGCGCATGTGGCGGCGGCGGCACCGGTCGCGGCGGCGGGCTTCGCGCTGGCGCTGCTGATCGCGCCCGGCCTCGCGGCGTTGAGCCTGGGCGACGCGCTGGCGCGGGGGCTCGGGGTGTCGGCGACGGGGCTGCGGGTCGGGGCGCTGTGCGCCGCCGCGCTGATGTGCGGGGCGGCGGTGTCGCTGGTGGGTCCGATGGGCTTTGTCGGGCTGGTCGCCCCGGTGCTGTGGCCGGGGCTGCACAACCGCCCGTCCGCCGCCGCGCTGATCGTGGTGGCGCTGACCGGAGCCGCGCTGCTGACCGCCGCCGACCTCGCCGCCACCGGCCTTCTGCGGCCGAGGGAGCTGCCGACCGGCGCCCTGACCGGGCTGGTCGGCGCGCCGGTGTTCCTGTGGATCTTCGCGAGGACGGCGAAATGA
- a CDS encoding response regulator, which produces MPATIAITDDDAVTRETLKSYLMDEGFDVLLARSAEELKELLAVATVDLLLLDIRLPRQDGLTLTRELRAGSEIGIILVSSRAEKLDRIIGLEMGADDYIAKPFEPREILARVRNLLRRLRAPGDRRDDRRRLFAGWTLWLDRMRLTDPQGQPVRLTGAEFELLSTFVCNPGRVMNRDYLLTATTRRKSDATDRTIDSLVRRLRRLIESDPADPRLIVTVHGTGYLFAGDVTQDG; this is translated from the coding sequence ATGCCGGCGACCATTGCCATCACCGACGACGACGCGGTGACGCGGGAGACGCTGAAGTCCTACCTGATGGACGAGGGCTTCGACGTCCTGCTTGCCCGTAGCGCGGAGGAGCTGAAGGAACTGCTGGCCGTGGCCACGGTGGACCTCCTGCTGCTCGACATCCGGCTGCCGCGCCAGGACGGGCTGACCCTGACCCGCGAACTGCGCGCGGGCTCCGAGATCGGCATCATCCTGGTCAGCAGCCGGGCGGAGAAGCTGGACCGCATCATCGGGCTGGAGATGGGGGCCGACGACTACATCGCGAAGCCCTTCGAGCCGCGCGAGATCCTGGCCCGGGTGCGGAACCTGCTGCGCCGGCTGCGGGCGCCGGGCGACCGGCGCGACGACCGCCGCCGCCTGTTCGCCGGCTGGACGCTGTGGCTCGACCGCATGCGGCTGACCGACCCGCAGGGACAGCCGGTGCGACTGACCGGGGCCGAGTTCGAGCTGCTGTCGACCTTCGTCTGCAACCCGGGCCGGGTGATGAACCGCGACTATCTGCTGACGGCGACGACCCGGCGCAAGTCCGACGCCACCGACCGCACCATCGACAGCCTGGTCCGCCGGCTGCGCCGCCTGATCGAGAGCGATCCCGCCGACCCGCGGCTGATCGTGACCGTGCATGGCACCGGATACCTCTTCGCCGGCGACGTCACGCAGGACGGCTGA
- a CDS encoding amino acid ABC transporter substrate-binding protein, with protein MRLKEPRPVKTRLHTLAIAATLSVSAIALSGAVSGTAQAGATFDGVKQKGYVQCGVNLGLYGFSSPDDKGKWSGLDVDVCRAVAAAMFGDAEKVKYTPLSAQQRLPALQSGEIDLLARNTTRTLTRDTANGLNFTPTNYYDGQGFMVSSKLGLKSAKQLNGATVCVLPGTTTEQNVSDYFRANKMTFKPVVIEKNEELNKAFFAGRCDALTSDASQLAAIRAAEVQNPNDYVILPELISKEPLSPAVRQGDEEWMNLVTWAFYAMVQAEEKGLTSETVDAAMTSPDPDVKRLLGVTAGNGKALGVEENWAFNIIKQVGNYAQSYERNVGAGSKLKMPRGQNALYTEGGLMYAPPMK; from the coding sequence ATGAGGCTGAAGGAGCCACGCCCCGTGAAGACCCGTCTGCACACGCTCGCCATCGCGGCCACCTTGTCCGTTTCCGCCATCGCCCTGTCCGGCGCCGTCTCCGGCACCGCCCAGGCCGGCGCCACCTTCGACGGCGTGAAGCAGAAGGGCTACGTCCAGTGCGGCGTCAACCTGGGCCTCTACGGCTTCTCCTCGCCCGACGACAAGGGCAAGTGGTCGGGCCTCGACGTCGACGTCTGCCGCGCGGTCGCCGCCGCCATGTTCGGCGATGCGGAGAAGGTGAAGTACACGCCGCTGTCGGCGCAGCAGCGCCTGCCGGCGCTCCAGTCCGGCGAGATCGACCTGCTGGCCCGCAACACCACCCGCACCCTGACCCGCGACACCGCCAACGGCCTGAACTTCACGCCGACCAACTATTACGACGGCCAGGGCTTCATGGTGTCGTCCAAGCTGGGGCTGAAGAGCGCCAAGCAGCTGAACGGCGCCACCGTCTGCGTGCTGCCCGGCACCACCACCGAACAGAACGTGTCGGACTATTTCCGCGCCAACAAGATGACCTTCAAGCCGGTGGTCATCGAGAAGAACGAAGAGCTGAACAAGGCCTTCTTCGCCGGCCGCTGCGACGCCCTGACCTCCGACGCCTCCCAGCTGGCCGCCATCCGCGCCGCCGAGGTCCAGAATCCCAACGACTACGTCATCCTGCCCGAGCTGATCTCCAAGGAGCCGCTGTCCCCGGCCGTGCGCCAGGGCGACGAGGAATGGATGAACCTGGTCACCTGGGCCTTCTACGCCATGGTGCAGGCGGAGGAGAAGGGCCTGACCTCCGAGACCGTCGACGCCGCCATGACCTCGCCCGACCCGGACGTGAAGCGTCTGCTGGGCGTCACCGCCGGCAACGGCAAGGCGCTGGGCGTGGAGGAGAACTGGGCCTTCAACATCATCAAGCAGGTCGGCAACTACGCCCAGAGCTATGAGCGCAACGTCGGCGCCGGCTCCAAGCTGAAGATGCCGCGCGGCCAGAACGCCCTCTACACCGAAGGCGGCCTGATGTACGCCCCGCCGATGAAGTAA
- a CDS encoding TonB-dependent siderophore receptor — translation MTTRTRLRPFASARLLALAACTLPLSNAPALAQTAEDKGPKPILLAPILLEGRDGTTYTAPVGTTATRLEVPVMEVPQAVTTVTGQALRDREADSIDDALATVSGVTQTNTVAGKEDAVIRRGFGFSRDGSILTDGLKTVLPHSFNATVSSVDVLKGPASTLYGVLDPGGMINLTTKKPESRFGGTAYTRLDAYGAGRTGAKAGVDATGPVDGTGLSWRFIAEGENGDYWRNFGTRKSWTVAPSLRWTGETTDVTLSYLHQDYEVPYDRGTVYDTRTGRFAAIDRRTRLDEEFGRTDGASDLAKLLVDHRLGNGWKLSAGYAWSADDFRADQVRVLGFNGTTGIVNRRADVRDDYEVQAHAARLELMGDTRFAGMTQELLFGLSYDHEATDRTALQNCRTNSSFNMYNPVYGRMAPCAYVPVAGTDEHERIETASLYLQDRIHLARDWILVAGMRYQGYDIRAGRGAVVNTDTDGHVWLPNLGLVWTATPALSFYANTARSFRPNSSITSAYGSLPPETGTSHELGAKFELAQGITGTLALYTARKKNVAYAETVNGTTVYRTAGLVRSRGVELDLAGQLTERLQLIGSYGFTDAKVLDDPDYAGKQLANVARQTAAVYLAYDHGALFGSGGGLRLGGGVRLVGARAGDNANSYDLPGYGVVDAFAAYTFDTARPVTVQLNLNNLFDKTYYTSSIGNSAYGIAIGDPFNASLRVSVAF, via the coding sequence ATGACGACCAGGACCCGCCTCCGCCCCTTCGCTTCCGCCCGGCTTCTCGCGCTTGCCGCCTGCACGCTGCCTCTGTCGAACGCACCCGCCCTCGCCCAGACGGCGGAGGACAAGGGTCCGAAGCCCATCCTCCTTGCCCCCATCCTGCTGGAGGGCCGGGACGGCACGACCTACACCGCGCCGGTCGGCACCACCGCCACCCGGCTGGAGGTGCCGGTGATGGAGGTGCCGCAGGCGGTGACCACCGTCACCGGGCAGGCATTGCGGGACCGCGAGGCCGACAGCATCGACGACGCGCTGGCCACCGTCAGCGGCGTGACGCAGACCAACACCGTCGCCGGCAAGGAGGACGCCGTGATCCGCCGCGGCTTCGGATTCAGCCGCGACGGGTCCATCCTGACCGACGGGCTGAAGACGGTCCTGCCGCACTCCTTCAACGCCACCGTGTCCAGCGTCGATGTGCTGAAGGGTCCGGCCTCGACGCTGTACGGGGTGCTCGACCCCGGCGGAATGATCAACCTGACCACGAAGAAGCCGGAGAGCCGCTTCGGCGGGACCGCCTACACCCGCTTAGACGCCTATGGCGCCGGGCGCACCGGCGCCAAGGCGGGGGTGGACGCCACCGGCCCGGTCGATGGAACCGGCCTGTCCTGGCGCTTCATCGCCGAGGGCGAGAATGGCGATTACTGGCGCAATTTCGGCACGCGCAAGAGCTGGACGGTGGCGCCCTCGCTGCGGTGGACGGGGGAAACGACCGACGTCACCCTCTCCTACCTGCATCAGGACTACGAGGTTCCCTACGATCGCGGCACCGTCTACGACACCCGGACGGGCCGTTTCGCCGCCATCGACCGCCGGACGCGGCTGGACGAGGAGTTCGGCCGGACCGACGGCGCCTCCGACCTCGCCAAGCTCCTGGTGGACCACCGGCTCGGCAATGGCTGGAAGCTGTCCGCCGGCTATGCGTGGAGCGCCGACGATTTCCGCGCCGATCAGGTCCGGGTTCTCGGCTTCAACGGCACCACCGGCATCGTCAACCGCCGCGCCGACGTGCGCGACGATTACGAGGTGCAGGCGCACGCCGCGCGGCTGGAATTGATGGGCGACACGCGGTTCGCCGGGATGACGCAGGAACTGCTGTTCGGCCTGTCCTACGACCACGAGGCAACCGACCGGACCGCGCTGCAGAATTGCCGGACCAACAGCAGCTTCAACATGTACAACCCGGTCTATGGCCGCATGGCGCCCTGTGCCTATGTGCCGGTCGCCGGGACCGACGAGCATGAGCGCATCGAAACCGCGTCCCTCTACCTGCAGGACCGCATCCATCTGGCCAGGGACTGGATCCTGGTGGCCGGCATGCGGTACCAGGGCTACGACATCCGCGCCGGGCGGGGGGCGGTGGTGAACACCGACACCGACGGCCATGTCTGGCTGCCCAACCTGGGCCTCGTCTGGACCGCGACGCCCGCCCTGTCATTCTATGCCAACACCGCGCGCAGCTTCCGCCCCAACAGCTCGATCACCAGCGCCTACGGCAGCCTGCCGCCGGAGACCGGAACCTCGCACGAGCTGGGTGCCAAGTTCGAGCTGGCGCAGGGGATCACCGGCACGTTGGCGCTCTACACCGCCCGCAAGAAGAACGTCGCCTATGCCGAGACGGTGAACGGCACCACCGTCTACCGCACCGCCGGGCTGGTGCGCTCGCGCGGGGTGGAGCTGGATCTGGCCGGCCAGCTCACCGAACGGCTGCAGCTGATCGGCAGCTACGGCTTCACCGACGCCAAGGTGCTGGACGATCCCGATTACGCCGGCAAGCAGCTGGCGAACGTGGCGCGGCAAACGGCGGCCGTCTATCTCGCCTACGACCATGGCGCGCTGTTCGGGAGCGGGGGCGGCCTGCGCTTGGGCGGCGGCGTGCGTCTGGTCGGCGCGCGGGCGGGTGACAACGCCAACAGCTACGACCTGCCGGGCTATGGCGTCGTCGATGCCTTCGCCGCCTACACCTTCGATACGGCCCGCCCGGTCACCGTGCAGCTGAACCTGAACAACCTGTTCGACAAGACCTACTACACCTCCTCGATCGGCAACTCCGCCTATGGCATCGCCATCGGCGACCCCTTCAACGCCAGCCTGAGGGTCAGCGTCGCTTTCTGA
- a CDS encoding amino acid ABC transporter permease, giving the protein MSNLIQALNSARVRGWLYQGLFLAGILAVAWYLVSNTLTNLANRGVATGLGFLGREAGFEIGESLLSYSASDTYLKALVVGLLNTLSVSAAGVVLATVLGVLIGIARLSSNWMVNRFATLYVETIRNVPLLLQLVVWYTIMNRLPSPREAMEVLPHVFLSNRGMKFPVLAEHAGHGWILLALLAGIAAAIGIVRYSRRHREATGKPFPTLPAAVAALLLPPAAMFIATGAPLAFDVPVLAGFNFEGGGAITPEFTALLIGLSVYTAGFIAEIVRSGILAVPHGQTEAGLALGLSPGHILRLVILPQALRVIVPPLTSQYLNLTKNSSLAVAIGYPDLVSVSNTSANQTGQVVEAVAMMMVVYLIISLSISGFMNWYNRRVALVTR; this is encoded by the coding sequence ATGTCCAACCTGATCCAGGCGCTGAACTCCGCGCGCGTGCGGGGGTGGCTGTACCAGGGGCTGTTCCTGGCCGGCATCCTGGCCGTCGCCTGGTACCTCGTCTCCAACACACTTACCAACCTCGCCAACCGCGGCGTCGCCACCGGCCTGGGCTTCCTCGGCCGCGAGGCCGGCTTCGAGATCGGCGAGAGCCTGCTCTCATATTCCGCGTCCGACACCTATCTGAAGGCGCTGGTCGTCGGCCTGCTGAACACGCTGTCGGTCTCGGCCGCGGGCGTGGTGCTGGCGACCGTTCTGGGCGTGCTGATCGGCATCGCGCGGCTGTCGTCCAACTGGATGGTGAACCGCTTCGCCACCCTGTATGTCGAGACGATCCGCAACGTGCCGCTGCTGCTGCAACTGGTGGTCTGGTACACCATCATGAACCGGCTGCCCAGCCCGCGCGAAGCGATGGAGGTGCTGCCGCACGTCTTCCTCAGCAACCGCGGCATGAAGTTCCCGGTGCTGGCGGAGCATGCCGGCCATGGCTGGATCCTGCTTGCGCTGCTGGCCGGAATCGCCGCCGCCATCGGCATCGTCCGCTACAGCCGCCGCCATCGCGAAGCCACCGGCAAGCCCTTCCCCACCCTGCCGGCAGCCGTCGCCGCGCTGCTCCTGCCGCCGGCCGCGATGTTCATCGCCACCGGCGCGCCGCTGGCCTTCGACGTGCCGGTTCTGGCCGGCTTCAACTTCGAGGGCGGCGGGGCGATCACCCCGGAATTCACTGCGCTGCTGATCGGCCTGTCGGTCTACACCGCCGGCTTCATCGCCGAGATCGTGCGCTCCGGCATCCTCGCCGTGCCGCACGGCCAGACCGAGGCCGGGCTGGCGCTGGGCCTGTCGCCGGGTCACATCCTGCGCCTCGTCATCCTGCCGCAGGCGCTGCGCGTCATCGTGCCGCCGCTGACCAGCCAGTACCTGAACCTGACCAAGAACAGCTCGCTGGCGGTCGCCATCGGCTATCCGGATCTGGTCAGCGTCTCCAACACCTCGGCCAACCAGACCGGGCAGGTGGTGGAGGCGGTGGCGATGATGATGGTGGTCTATCTCATCATCAGCCTCAGCATCTCCGGCTTCATGAACTGGTACAACCGCCGCGTGGCTCTGGTGACCCGATGA
- a CDS encoding amino acid ABC transporter ATP-binding protein has translation MTETAIIELRKVGKWYNSYHALRDVSLSIGKGEKVVVCGPSGSGKSTMIRCINRLEAHQTGHIIVDGIELTDDVKAVEKIRRKVGMVFQNFNLFPHLTVLQNLTLAPIWVRGMAKSEIEEIAMMYLKRVRIPDQAHKFPGQLSGGQQQRVAIARALCMRPEIMLFDEPTSALDPEMVKEVLDVMTELAGEGMTMVCVTHEMGFARQVADSIVFMAEGSIIESGSPAQFFENPKSERTRQFLGQILEH, from the coding sequence ATGACCGAGACCGCCATCATCGAACTCCGCAAGGTCGGCAAGTGGTACAACAGCTACCACGCGCTGCGCGACGTCAGCCTCAGCATCGGCAAGGGCGAGAAGGTCGTCGTCTGCGGACCCTCCGGGTCGGGCAAGTCGACGATGATCCGCTGCATCAACCGGCTGGAGGCGCACCAGACCGGCCACATCATCGTCGACGGCATCGAGTTGACCGACGACGTGAAGGCGGTGGAGAAGATCCGCCGCAAGGTCGGCATGGTGTTCCAGAACTTCAACCTGTTCCCGCACCTGACCGTGCTGCAGAACCTGACGCTGGCCCCGATCTGGGTGCGCGGCATGGCGAAGTCCGAGATCGAGGAGATCGCCATGATGTACCTGAAGCGGGTGCGCATCCCCGACCAGGCGCACAAGTTCCCCGGCCAGCTGTCCGGCGGCCAGCAGCAGCGCGTCGCCATCGCCCGCGCGCTGTGCATGCGGCCCGAAATCATGCTGTTCGACGAGCCGACCTCGGCGCTCGACCCCGAGATGGTCAAGGAGGTGCTCGACGTCATGACCGAGCTTGCCGGCGAGGGCATGACCATGGTCTGCGTCACCCACGAAATGGGCTTCGCCCGGCAGGTCGCCGACTCTATTGTCTTCATGGCCGAAGGCTCGATCATCGAGAGCGGGTCGCCGGCCCAATTCTTCGAAAACCCGAAAAGCGAGCGCACCCGCCAGTTCCTCGGCCAGATTCTGGAACATTGA
- a CDS encoding ABC transporter ATP-binding protein: protein MTRDDTPRSPLSPFAVPPLAVEGLAVGHDGRRVLERADFQIEAGRFTVLLGPNGSGKSTLLAAMARLLPPMAGSVLLDGADIARLPTRAVSRKLGLLPQQPLVPEGLSVFDLVSRGRFPHQGLFRQWSAADEAAVGRAMAVTGVADLAARGVDSLSGGQRQRVWIAMVLAQETPVILLDEPTTFLDMRHQIDILAMLATLVRDHGRTIVCVLHDLNLALQHADRFLFLKGGGIRHRLDHPAACTAAIVGDVFDMPVAGLSHPETGLPVFVPISAPTSMPVACR from the coding sequence ATGACGAGAGACGACACCCCGCGATCCCCGCTCTCCCCCTTTGCGGTTCCACCCCTCGCAGTCGAGGGGCTGGCCGTGGGCCATGACGGGCGCCGGGTGCTGGAGCGGGCCGATTTCCAGATCGAGGCCGGGCGCTTCACCGTGCTGCTGGGACCGAACGGGTCGGGGAAATCCACGCTGCTGGCGGCGATGGCGCGGCTGTTGCCGCCGATGGCCGGGTCGGTTCTGCTGGACGGTGCCGACATCGCCCGCCTGCCGACCCGCGCGGTCTCGCGCAAGCTCGGCCTGCTGCCCCAACAGCCGCTGGTGCCGGAGGGGCTGAGCGTCTTCGATCTGGTTTCGCGCGGGCGCTTTCCGCACCAGGGCCTGTTCCGGCAATGGAGCGCGGCGGACGAGGCGGCGGTCGGCCGGGCGATGGCGGTGACCGGCGTCGCCGATCTGGCGGCGCGGGGCGTGGACAGCCTGTCGGGCGGGCAGCGCCAACGGGTGTGGATCGCCATGGTCCTGGCCCAGGAAACCCCCGTCATCCTGCTGGATGAGCCGACCACCTTCCTCGACATGCGCCACCAGATCGACATCCTGGCGATGCTGGCCACGCTGGTGCGCGACCATGGCCGCACCATCGTCTGCGTGCTGCACGACCTGAACCTCGCCTTGCAGCACGCCGACCGCTTCCTCTTCCTGAAGGGCGGCGGCATCCGCCACCGGCTGGACCATCCCGCCGCCTGCACGGCGGCGATCGTCGGCGACGTGTTCGACATGCCGGTCGCCGGCCTGAGCCATCCCGAAACCGGCTTGCCGGTGTTCGTGCCGATATCCGCCCCGACCTCCATGCCGGTGGCGTGTCGATGA